A window of Nitrospira sp. CR1.1 genomic DNA:
GGATGCCCGACCGTCTCCATTCGGACGATGATCGGGGAGATGTGTGCGTTGACAAGCGCGCCCGTTCCGAGCTGAGTGTTCGTTGGCCATACGTCCTCCCCGTCCCCTGCCGTTCATGTGGTGGGGACTTCAGAGCGTTGCGAACCAGTCATGCTCCCGCAGAATTCATGCCACTTCGTCGCTCGCACAAAAACGTTCAGCGCCAATAACTTCGCGTGGTTAGGTCAAGGGTTTCCAGCCACAATGTCGCTCCGACACGAAGGATCCTGAGACGGGCCGTTTTGGGGCACCACCTGGCCGTATTTTGGTCATCAGTTCGTCCCGGTCCGTCGCAGGAGAGAGGCGAAATCGGCAGTGACGTGAGATGAACGAGCAGGGCCATCACGACAGCGTGGCCCATTTCCTCGACACCATGATCACGCGAGGAAGCAGGCTATTGTTTGACGGTTCGACGCGACATGCTAGAATCCCCGTCGAGCCGGTCCTTCAACTGTAGGAAACCATGGGCCGGGAGAGATCCCGCTCTGAATCCGAGTCCAGTCTTGCCATTCACATATGATGAGCGCGACCCTGCCGGACCTCATGGCTGATCGTTTGGCGACGATCTCTACGCCACAGCACCTCCGCGTCAGCCCATCACAGTTGGCTACGATTCGAACCTGAGCGCCGCCGCATGATTAAACTGCTGCTGGTGGAAGACAATTCCGTCGATGCGCAACTGACGCAGGATCTCCTTGCCGAATGGTCGCTGGACCGATTCGAGATTACGCATGCTTCCATTCTGGCGGATGGCCTAGCCCGATTGAGCCGGGAGCGATTCGATGTCGTCCTCCTCGATCTGTCGCTCCCGGACACGCATGGCCTGGCCACGGTGACGCAGGTGCTGGCAACCAGCCCTGATGTCCCGGTCGTCGTATTGAGCGGCCACGATGACCATCCGCTCGCGCTACAGGCGCTCCAGCACGGCGCGCAGGATTACTTAGTCAAGGGAGACGGCGGGGCTGAGTTTCTTGCACGTTCGATACTCTATGCCATCGAACGCAAAAAGGCGCAGGAACGGCTGACCTACCTTGCGCAACACGATGCGCTCACCGGCTTAATCAATCGGGCGCTGTTTCGTGACCGCTTGATCCATGCCATGGCGCGCAGCAAGCGGAAAGACCAGCCCCTCGCGGTGATGCTCCTCGATCTGGATCGTTTCAAAGCCGTCAACGACACGCTCGGGCACGATATCGGCGATGAGTTACTGAAAGAGGTTGCGACACGATTGATGGAATGCGTGCGGGAGGTCGATACGGTCGCCCGCATGGGCGGCGATGAATTTACCGCCATCCTGGAAGGCATTTCAGGCGAAGACGATGTGCTGGTCGTCGCGAAGCGAATCGTGGAATCGATCGGCGCGCCGTTTCAGATCGGGTCGCATCGCATCTCGATCGGCGTGAGTATCGGCATCACTCTCTACCCGTTGGATGATGAAGATCTCGATGAACTACTGAGGCACGCCGACAAAGCCATGTACGCCGCCAAACAGCAAGGCGGAGGCCGGTATCATTTTCATTCACCGGCCGGCCATTCTCCCGGCGTTCCCACTCCAATCCCGTAAACAGGCTGCGCAACGCCTTCGTCCATCAGCCGCACATCGACTCCACGGAAACGCCATCGCGCCGCTACCGCCCGATATCGGCAAGGGGTTGCTCCGTCACCACCAACGAGCCGCGAGGATTGGGCAGGAAGACGTTCGTCACGACCAATTCCTCCTGTGATGGAGTCGGATGCGAGTCCGGGGTCATCACGAGTCCCCAGTGCTGGTTGTCGCGACAGACATTATCCAGGAGGAGGGCCTCTGCATGATGGAAGAGGAGCATCCCGCTCAGCATGTTGCTGTGACACACATTCCGGACGCACTCCGGATGGCTTCCCGGATCCCGCACCGCCAAACCGAAGTGGTGGTTGCCGTAACACACATTTTGCGCCACCCGCGGCTGCGCGCCCGCAAACACAAAGATGCCGCTTTCCCGATTGGAACAGACTTCATTATCGATAAACGTCGGTCTGGCCTCGGGACCATAGATCACCACCCCGGACAGGATGCCTTCCATAGCCCGGCACTGTGTAATCGTGCATACCGAGTCTAAAACATTCATGGCGGAGTGCTGATCGCTGCCCACATACCGGAAAGTAATTCCGGTAATCATGCCATTGGGCACCCGTTGCAAATAGAGCGGTCCCCCGCGACGACTATAAATTTGCACCTGGTCTCGACCCGCCCCGACCAGGAGCACCGGCTTATCAGCGACAAATACCTTATCTTCATAGACACCGGGGCGAATAAACACCTGGTCATCGTCACCGGCGTCCTTGAGCGCCGCGCTGGGACGACTGTAGGCAGCGGGATCCCGGGCATCGACAATCAGCGTCTTCCCGCCTTTTGGATTGGGTGGGGGTTGGGTGAGGAGGTCCTTCGATACGCCGGTTGAACCAGGCTTGTGTGGTCTATCCATACGACCGTCTCAATCCTCTCTGAACTTGCGCTGGCCAAGTCAATCACAACAACATGGGGAATACTAGCCGACAACGACCGACCACGTTCCGTCTGTCAACCTGTCTGTCGTTACCCTCACGACCGGTCCTTTCCGTACAATCCTGTGTGCTTTCCGCACAGGATTTTCTGAGCTCTTCGCCACTCCGATCGCGCCAACCCTACAATTTCACAGCAGGTTCTTCGATCGTCTCCGGCTGGTGCGGTTCTTTCATATCGACGGCCACGACAACGGACCGGCTCCGGGCACTGCCACCACGAAAGAAAGAGGGGCTGCGATGACCATGGTTCAACTCACCCTTGGTAAGATGCGAGGCATCGGTGCCGCAATGGTGTTGTTCGGCATACTGGCGAGCGCTTCCGACCTGTTCGCAGCGCAGCCCCAGCCGCCAGATGCCTCACGCCGCCTGTATGATCGCGTAATGGAAGAGTTTCGTCATAAAGACTATGTCGCAGCGCTCGCCGGGTTTCGGTTCTTCCTCGAACTCCATGGGCGATCCTCTTTATCCGCCAATGCGCAATATTGGATGGGTGAATGCCAGTACCGCATGGGACGGCACGACGAAGCGCTGGGATCGTTCTTCAGGCTCATTTCAGATTATCCCATGAGCCAGAAACTTGCGGCTTCGACTCTCAAAATCGGACAAATTTACACGAAGCAGGGCGACCTTGAAAACGCCCGCATGATGTATGAGCGGGTGACGGGCCAGTATCCCGAGAGCCCGGAAGCTGAAGTCGCTCGCAAGGCCATAGACGCCGCTGCCGCTAAGGGAGAACCCATCGCGGCTGAACCGAATTGATCGGCATGCCGCGTTCGGTCACCGTAGGCCGGCTCGGCGGTCCGGGTCTCCTGCCTTGACTGGCCTTAGTCCGGATCGGCCAGATCCAACACCGTCACAAG
This region includes:
- a CDS encoding diguanylate cyclase; this translates as MIKLLLVEDNSVDAQLTQDLLAEWSLDRFEITHASILADGLARLSRERFDVVLLDLSLPDTHGLATVTQVLATSPDVPVVVLSGHDDHPLALQALQHGAQDYLVKGDGGAEFLARSILYAIERKKAQERLTYLAQHDALTGLINRALFRDRLIHAMARSKRKDQPLAVMLLDLDRFKAVNDTLGHDIGDELLKEVATRLMECVREVDTVARMGGDEFTAILEGISGEDDVLVVAKRIVESIGAPFQIGSHRISIGVSIGITLYPLDDEDLDELLRHADKAMYAAKQQGGGRYHFHSPAGHSPGVPTPIP
- the ybgF gene encoding tol-pal system protein YbgF codes for the protein MTMVQLTLGKMRGIGAAMVLFGILASASDLFAAQPQPPDASRRLYDRVMEEFRHKDYVAALAGFRFFLELHGRSSLSANAQYWMGECQYRMGRHDEALGSFFRLISDYPMSQKLAASTLKIGQIYTKQGDLENARMMYERVTGQYPESPEAEVARKAIDAAAAKGEPIAAEPN